The following is a genomic window from Spirosoma agri.
AGTTCTATAAGCTCCTAAGTTAAATTTATTCTTATTGTCTGCTTTCACGAAGGCAGCCCCTAATCGCTCTATAACAAATAGGATTTCCGTGAATGCTTCGGCGTCTTTCAGGGCCGCCCCACGAGCGTCACGCAATTGGTCGCGGAAGCCTTGTTTCTGCTCAAGTGACAGTCGGCTATTGGATAATGTATCGTTTGTCATAACAAAAAAAGGCGGGTTTCCACCCGCCCTACTTTAGAATGGGAGCACCCGCAGGAATAGGAATCCGATGGTCCTTGTAAAACGATTCGGGTTGTGGGTAATCGGGCGAGTTGGGAGGACAAAGCGTTGGCGGTTTGGGGTTGAGCGGTGGTTGAATCTGGGCCGGGTCTAAGTAAGGTAGTCGCCAGCGGGGTTCGATAGAATAGTTGACGTAATCCCAGAACTGATAGGGCTTCAGAGCATAGAGTCGATAAAGAACCGTGTCTGGACTGGTCGGGCGGCATTCTTTGTAACCGTTCAACCTATGGATGACGTTCGGCCAAGAATAGCCTTTGACGATGACACCGTCCTGATAGGTTCGCAGTTCGCCATGCAGGGTCGAATACTGCATGGGTCCCCACAGCGATTCTTCTTTACCCAGCGTGAGCATCGCCGGGATGAGCCGCACCGGCCAGAAAACGTTGGTGAGAAGGACGAATAGAGCGGTTGCCAGATACCACCAGCCTTGTTTTGTGATTGTACGTGCTGCCATGTGTAAGACGATTTATTAGCAATGCCAGTACGGTTCTTTCGGAAAGTTGATCAGCGTATTTTCGCTCGATCGGCTCCTGGATTTGGTGATGGATTCGGTTTTCATCGCTTGTTCAAACCAAGCTTTGGCTTCTGAAACTGTAATTGGTTGACTATACATCTTCGCCGTTTCTGTACGATCATTAACGCCAATATTGACGTGCTCACAGCTGATAGTTAGAAACGGAATTACGAAGTTTGCTAGGCTAGCGATACGGAAAAGGTGCTTTTTCATAGAACAATGGAGGTTGATTTGTTCTCCAAAATTGTCGCATTATCGTTCTGAAAAAATTGATCGAAATCAATTTTTGTGACTCACTTCTACAATTTCTTTGCTCTGATTCGGCTGACTGTTTCGGGGGTAAGACCCAACGAGGAAGCAATATACTTGAGTGGGGCTCTGGTGAAGATGTCAGGAATTTCCTCTAATAGCTGAAGGTAGCGATCCTGAGCAGACGGTAATCGTAATTTCTGAGCGCGCAGTTCGCTCAAAGCGTAATAGCGTTCGGTTAGTACCCGACTGGCAAAATTAAATTCAATAAAATTGTGGAAAAGTAGTTGCAGTTGCTCGTACGTAATCGACCACACAACGCCGTCTTCCAGAAGTTCGATGTATTCTTCAGAAGGCTGACGGGTATAAAAACTGATAATGGAAATAATGAGGTCGTTTTCTTTCATGAACCACACCGTTACTTCTTTATCGTTGTGGATGTAAAAGCCTCGCACGAGACCTTTCTCGATAAAATAAATCTTGCTACTGATCTCACCGGGGCGGAGAAGCCACTGTTTGCGACCGACTTCTTCGCGCCTGAGGAATCGCTTCAATTCTAGCAGAAAGGCTTCAGAGACGGGATAGATCGATTGAAGTATATCAATCAGAGGCTCCATGTGCTGTGGTTGAGAAACAAAAAAGGCGGACAAGATGTCCGCCCTACTTTTTATGCACTGTGGAGGAACTCCATAATATCGCCGTCCTGAACGATGTATTCTTTGCCTTCAACGGCTAGTTTACCGGCTTCGCGAACGCCCGATTCGGTCTTGAACTGCTGGAAGTCGGGGAGTTTCATGACCTGAGCCCGGATAAACTTGCGCTCGAAATCGGAGTGGATCACACCCGCAGCCTGTGGCGCTTTCCAGCCTTTGTGAATCGTCCAGGCGCGAACCTCTTTAACGCCCGCCGTGAAATAAGTGATCAGACCCAGCAGGTTGTAGGAAGCTTTGATCAGCTTGCTCAGACCCGATTCCGTAAGTCCATATTCGCCGAGGAAAAGCTCGCGTTCTTCAGGGTCTTCCATCTCGGCAATCTGCGATTCGATACCCGCACTGATGATAATGACCTCCGCGCCTTCGTCTTTAACCGCTTCGCGAAGGGTATCCGAATAGGCATTACCGTTTGGCAGTGAACCTTCGTCTACGTTGGCTACGTAAATAACGGGTTTTACGGTCAGCAGCGAAATATCGCCGATGGCGGTTTCCATCTCTTCGGGTGACACCTGCACCGTCCGGGCGCTTTTGCCCGCTTCGAGAGCCGCTTTGTAGAGTTTCAGGATTTCTAGTTCGGATTTTGCTTTGGCGTCGCCTACGCGAGCCGCCTTGTCGATGCGCTGGATTTTCTTGTCGACCGATTCCAGGTCTTTCAACTGAAGTTCAGCGTCGATAATTTCCTTATCCGAGATCGGGTTAACTTTTCCTTCAACGTGAACGATGTTGTCGTCTTCGAAACAACGGATCACGTGAACGATCGCATCGACCTCCCGAATGTTGGCCAGAAATTTGTTACCCAAACCCGCTCCCTGACTGGCTCCTTTCACCAGTCCGGCAATGTCGACAAACTCGATAATGGTTGGCACCACCCGTTGGGGCTTCACCAGTCCTTCGAGTGCATCAAGGCGTTCGTCGGGCACGGTTACCACGCCAACGTTTGGTTCTATTGTACAGAATGGGTAATTGGCTGCTTCGGCCTTCCCACTCGAAATTGCGTTAAAGAGCGTCGATTTACCTACATTAGGTAAGCCCACGA
Proteins encoded in this region:
- a CDS encoding Crp/Fnr family transcriptional regulator; translation: MEPLIDILQSIYPVSEAFLLELKRFLRREEVGRKQWLLRPGEISSKIYFIEKGLVRGFYIHNDKEVTVWFMKENDLIISIISFYTRQPSEEYIELLEDGVVWSITYEQLQLLFHNFIEFNFASRVLTERYYALSELRAQKLRLPSAQDRYLQLLEEIPDIFTRAPLKYIASSLGLTPETVSRIRAKKL
- the ychF gene encoding redox-regulated ATPase YchF, giving the protein MGLQCGIVGLPNVGKSTLFNAISSGKAEAANYPFCTIEPNVGVVTVPDERLDALEGLVKPQRVVPTIIEFVDIAGLVKGASQGAGLGNKFLANIREVDAIVHVIRCFEDDNIVHVEGKVNPISDKEIIDAELQLKDLESVDKKIQRIDKAARVGDAKAKSELEILKLYKAALEAGKSARTVQVSPEEMETAIGDISLLTVKPVIYVANVDEGSLPNGNAYSDTLREAVKDEGAEVIIISAGIESQIAEMEDPEERELFLGEYGLTESGLSKLIKASYNLLGLITYFTAGVKEVRAWTIHKGWKAPQAAGVIHSDFERKFIRAQVMKLPDFQQFKTESGVREAGKLAVEGKEYIVQDGDIMEFLHSA